GTCCTTGCGGTACCCCGCACGACCCATCGACCAGAACGCGAAGACGGTTCCGATCAGGCCCAGCCCGGCGATCGCGCCGATGACGCCGAGCATGATGAACGAGGCGGTCTGGCTGTCGATCATGTGTCCTCCGGGTGAGAAAGGGCGGGCGTGATCATCGTAGCCGTGCGCTGGGAAACCCGCTGGCGCTGGTAGACTGGGCAATTGAACTTCGGCGAGGGATGCCTCGCGACCTGTCTGACGGCCGGTTGCGGAATCCGTGATCGACGCAGTGATGCAGGCTCACGGCTTTCCTCACGCGCTCGCGTTCGAGTCGAATGCAACCCCAATACCTGGGCCTGAGGCCCGCATACAGAACGGGCCGTGCGCCCGCTAGGAGAACCCATCATGGCTGCCGCCACCAAGACCGCCGACACCGAGTCCGACACGAAGGTCCACGCCGAACTGCGTGAGAACTTCGGCAAGGGCTTCGCCCGCCGCCTGCGCGCCGCCGGCAAGATCCCCGCCGTCATCTACGGCCACGGCACCGAGCCGGTGCACGTCGCCCTTCCGGGCCACCAGGTCGCGCTGCTGATCCGTCGCGCCAACGTCGTGCTCGAGCTCGACGTCAACGGCACCGAGCGGCTCACCCTGGTCAAGGACGTCCAGAAGGACCCCGTGCACCAGATCATCGAGCACATCGACCTCCTGGTCGTCCGCAAGGGCGAGAAGGTCCAGGTCGATGTCCCCGTCACCGCCGTCGGCGAGTCCGCGGCCGGCACCATCGTCGCCCAGGACGCCAACACGGTGCTCCTCGAGGTCGAGGCCACCCACATCCCCGAGCGCATCGAGGTCAGCATCGAGGGCCTCGAGGAGGGCACGCACATCACGGCTGCCGACCTCGTCCTCCCGCAGGGCGCCGCGCTTGCCGTCGACCCGGAGACGCTGATCATCGCGATCTCCGCGCCGTCCAGCGACGCCGACGAGATCGCCGAGGCCGACGCGGCCGTCGCCGCCGAGCAGGCCGAGGAGTCGGAAGAGACCAAGGAGGCCGACGCCGAGTAGTCGACGTCGTCCGCAGCCCGTCCCCGCATTATTGTGGGGGCGGGCTTCGTCGTTCGATGCCCGGGAGGCGGAGGAACCGGCAATGGCCGACACCTGGCTCATCGTCGGATTGGGAAACCCAGGCCCGCGATACGAGGCGACCCGGCACAACGTCGGTCAGATGGTCATCGACGAGCTGGCGGTCCGCCGCGGCGAGTCCTTCAAGGTGCACAAGGCGGGTGCCCGCGTGGCGGAGACGTGGCTGCGCCCGGGCGGGCCGAAGCTCGTCCTGGCGAAGCCGAACACCTTCATGAACGTGTCCGGGGGTCCGGTCGCCAACCTCGCCAAGTTCTACGGCATCGAGGCCGACCACGTGATCGTGCTGCACGACGAGCTGGACATCCCTTTCGACACCATCAAGCTCAAGACCGGCGGCGGCCACGGCGGCCACAACGGCGTGCGTGATGTCGCCAAGGCGCTGGACACCCCCGACTTCGCGCGGGTGCGGATCGGGATCGGGCGACCGATCGGACGACAGGACCCTGCCGACTGGGTCCTGGATCCGTTCGGCGCGGCCGAGCGCAAGAACCTGCCGGTGCTGCTGGCCGACGCGGCCGATGCCGCCGAGCAGGTCGTGGACGAGGGGCTCCTCGCCGCCCAGCAGAAGCATCACGCGCCGCGCGCGTGACCGCCGCGGCGCTCAGGCGCCGAGCGGGGTGGCCGAGGAGGCGATGCCGGTGGCGAACAGTCCCCACAGCGCGACGCCGTAGATCACCGGACCGGCGACGGCGATCACGACGGCGGTGATGCCCCAGCCGCGCCCGCGGTTCTTCGCGATCGCGACGATGCCCTGCACGATCGCCCAGACACCGAGCACCGTTCCCACCCAGAAGGACACCTCGGCAAGCAGCACCCATGCCCGCACCGGGCTCAACAGCGCGAAGTCGAAATCCGCCCCGGCCGGTGCGAGCTGGGTGGCGAGCTGATCGCCCGTGCCGATCCCGATCTGGAATCCCGCGACCGCCGCGACGATCGAGGCGCCGACAGCGGCGATCAGGCCGAGCACGAAGGCGACGATCCCGAGTGCGGATCCGCCGGCGGCACGGGCGGGCGGGACGGCCGGCATCGGAGGAATCTGCTGCGGGGTCCACGGCCCATACCCCTGCGGAGGAGGCGCGTAGCCGGCCGGCGGGGCGTAGACGTGATGCGGCGCCGGGGGCGGCGGTCCGACGGGTTCGCTCACGGTCTCATCCTAGGAGCCGACGTCTGCCGTCGCCGATAGACTTTCCCGGTGACAGTTCCCGGGATCGTGCGCGCCCTCGAACAGGCTGAGTCGTTCCGGGATGCCTCGGCCGCAGCATCCGTCGATGCCGACTTCTCCCTGGTCGAAGGCCTGACCGCACCGCTGCTTTCCGCCCTGCTGGAGCGACGGCGGGCGGCGGGGAAGTCCGGCGCCCTGCTCGTGGTCACGCCGACCGGGCGGCGCGCCGACGCCCTCGGGCCCGCGCTGGGGGCGCTGCTTCCCGGCTCTGAGGTGCTGCATTTCCCCGCGTGGGAGACGCTGCCGCACGAGCGACTGAGCCCGTCGCCGGAGATCGTCGGGCGGCGTCTGGAGGTGCTCGGCCACATCGCACGGTGGACGGGGGAGACTCCGCTCATCATCACGGCATCGGTGCGCGGCGCGATCCAGCCGCTGGCGCCGGGGCTCACCGAGGCTGAGCCGGTCGCGCTGCGGGTCGGCGGGCGCGGGTACGACCTCACCGAGATCACCCTGCGGCTGATCGAGCTCGCCTATCACCGCGTCGACATGGTGTCGCGTCGAGGCGAGTTCGCCGTGCGCGGCGGCATCCTGGATGTCTTCCCGCCGACGGCACCGCATCCGTTCCGCATCGAGTTCTTCGGCGACGAGGTCGAGCAGATCCGCGCCTTCTCCGTCGCCGATCAGCGGTCGCTGCCGGGCGATGTGAGCGACGTGGAATTCGTGGCCAGTCGCGAGCTGCTGCTGACCCCGCAGGTGCGCGCACGCGCACTGCGCCTGAAGGACGAATTCCCGGGTGTGCGCGGCATGCTCGAGAAGATGGCCGAGGGCATCCCCGTGGAGGGGATGGAGTCGCTGCTGCCGGCCCTGGTCGACTCGCTGGTGACGCTCGTGGACTACCTGCCGCGCGACGCCGCCGTCGCGCTGGTCGACCCGGAGCGCTCGGTCACGCGCGCGATCACGCTCGGGGAGACGAACCGGGAGTTCCTCGACGCGGCGTGGAACGCCGCGACCGCCGGCGCTGATACGCCCATCGACCTGGGCGCGGGTGACTTCGTGACGCTGCCCCGCCTGCGCGAGGACGCGCACGAGCGCGGCGACGTGTGGTGGACGCTCAGCGCGTTCGACTCGGGCGCCGCCGATGCGGCAGCCGAAGGGCTGCTGGACATCGACCACGCGCTCGAGCGGGCCGCGGCGATCCGCGTTCCCGGCACTCCGGTCCCCTCGTTCCAGGGGAACATCGACGGTGCGACGGCGCACGTCGGAGAACTCCTCAACGACGGATGGCGGGTCGTGGTCGCTGCATCCGGACCGGGGCTCGTCGACCGCGCACGCGACGTCCTCGCCGAACGCGGCATCGCCGCCCGCCGCGTCGATGATCTCGGCACGGAGCCCGAGGCCGGTGTCGCCCACGTCGTGCTCTCGCCCCTCGAGCGCGGATTCGAGGTGCCCGACGCCAAGGTCGCAGTGCTCACCGAGACCGAGTTCTACGGTCGCACGATCGGCGGCGACCAGCGTCTCGTGAAGAAGCTCGCATCGCGTCGGCGCAACGTCGTCGACCCGCTCCAGCTCAAGAACGGCGACTACGTGGTGCACGCGACGCACGGCATCGGCCGATTCGTCGAGCTCACCCAGCGCGAGGTCTCCAGCGGCGGTCGCAATGCCGTCAAGAGCAAGCGCGAGTACCTCGTGCTCGAGTACGCGCCGTCCAAGCGCGGGTTTCCGGGCGACAAGCTGTACGTTCCCACCGATCAGCTGGACCTGCTCTCGCGCTACGTCGGCGGCGAGGCGCCGGCGCTCTCCAAGATGGGCGGCAGCGACTGGGCGCAGGCGAAGGGGCGCGCGCGCAAGGCGGTGCGCGACATCGCGGTCGAGCTGGTGAAGCTGTACTCGGCCCGCATGGCCGCCAAGGGTCACGCCTTCGGTCCGGACACGCCGTGGCAGCGCGAGCTCGAGGAGGCGTTCCCGTTCGCCGAGACGCCCGACCAGCTGCAGACGATCGACGAGATCAAAGCCGACATGGAGAAGCCGATCCCGATGGACCGGCTGCTCTCCGGCGACGTCGGGTTCGGCAAGACCGAGGTCGCCGTCCGCGCTGCGTTCAAGGCCATCCAGGACGGCAAGCAGGTGGCCATGCTCGTGCCGACCACGCTGCTGGTCAAACAGCACCTCGAGACCTTCACCGAGCGCTTCGCCGGGTTCCCGGTGCAGGTCCGTGCGCTGTCGCGGTTCCAGACCGACAAGCAGGCGCGCGACACGCTCGCCGGCATCACCGACGGCACGGTCGACATGGTGATCGGCACGCACCGGATCCTCACCGAGAACGTGATCTTCAAAGACCTCGGTCTGATGATCATCGATGAGGAGCAGCGGTTCGGCGTCGAGCACAAGGACAAGCTGAAGAAGCTGAAGACCAACGTCGACATCCTGGCGATGAGCGCGACGCCGATCCCGCGCACGCTCGAGATGGCGGTCACCGGCATCCGCGAGATGTCGACGCTGCAGACGCCGCCGGAGGACCGGCATCCGATCCTCACGTTCGTCGGGCCGCGCAACGACAAGCAGATCGCCGCTGCGATCCGTCGCGAACTGCTGCGCGAGGGCCAGGTGTTCTTCGTGCACAACCGGGTCTCATCGATCCAGCGGGTCGCCGCGCAGTTGGCGGAGCTCGTCCCGGAGGCACGGATCGCGGTCGCGCACGGGCAGATGGGCGAGCACGCGCTCGAGCAGGTCGTGGACGACTTCTGGGAGCGACGTGCCGACGTCCTGGTCTCCACCACGATCGTGGAGACGGGGCTGGACATCTCCAACGCCAACACGATCATCATCGACCGGGCCGACAAGTACGGGCTCTCGCAGCTGCACCAGCTGCGCGGCCGCGTGGGCCGTGCCCGCGAGCGTGCCTATGCGTACTTCCTCTACGACGAGATGAAGCCGCTGTCCGAGACGGCGGCCGACCGACTCGAGACCATCGCGGTCAACA
This portion of the Microbacterium pygmaeum genome encodes:
- a CDS encoding 50S ribosomal protein L25/general stress protein Ctc, which produces MAAATKTADTESDTKVHAELRENFGKGFARRLRAAGKIPAVIYGHGTEPVHVALPGHQVALLIRRANVVLELDVNGTERLTLVKDVQKDPVHQIIEHIDLLVVRKGEKVQVDVPVTAVGESAAGTIVAQDANTVLLEVEATHIPERIEVSIEGLEEGTHITAADLVLPQGAALAVDPETLIIAISAPSSDADEIAEADAAVAAEQAEESEETKEADAE
- the mfd gene encoding transcription-repair coupling factor, which gives rise to MTVPGIVRALEQAESFRDASAAASVDADFSLVEGLTAPLLSALLERRRAAGKSGALLVVTPTGRRADALGPALGALLPGSEVLHFPAWETLPHERLSPSPEIVGRRLEVLGHIARWTGETPLIITASVRGAIQPLAPGLTEAEPVALRVGGRGYDLTEITLRLIELAYHRVDMVSRRGEFAVRGGILDVFPPTAPHPFRIEFFGDEVEQIRAFSVADQRSLPGDVSDVEFVASRELLLTPQVRARALRLKDEFPGVRGMLEKMAEGIPVEGMESLLPALVDSLVTLVDYLPRDAAVALVDPERSVTRAITLGETNREFLDAAWNAATAGADTPIDLGAGDFVTLPRLREDAHERGDVWWTLSAFDSGAADAAAEGLLDIDHALERAAAIRVPGTPVPSFQGNIDGATAHVGELLNDGWRVVVAASGPGLVDRARDVLAERGIAARRVDDLGTEPEAGVAHVVLSPLERGFEVPDAKVAVLTETEFYGRTIGGDQRLVKKLASRRRNVVDPLQLKNGDYVVHATHGIGRFVELTQREVSSGGRNAVKSKREYLVLEYAPSKRGFPGDKLYVPTDQLDLLSRYVGGEAPALSKMGGSDWAQAKGRARKAVRDIAVELVKLYSARMAAKGHAFGPDTPWQRELEEAFPFAETPDQLQTIDEIKADMEKPIPMDRLLSGDVGFGKTEVAVRAAFKAIQDGKQVAMLVPTTLLVKQHLETFTERFAGFPVQVRALSRFQTDKQARDTLAGITDGTVDMVIGTHRILTENVIFKDLGLMIIDEEQRFGVEHKDKLKKLKTNVDILAMSATPIPRTLEMAVTGIREMSTLQTPPEDRHPILTFVGPRNDKQIAAAIRRELLREGQVFFVHNRVSSIQRVAAQLAELVPEARIAVAHGQMGEHALEQVVDDFWERRADVLVSTTIVETGLDISNANTIIIDRADKYGLSQLHQLRGRVGRARERAYAYFLYDEMKPLSETAADRLETIAVNNDLGSGMQVALKDLELRGAGNLLGAEQAGHIAGVGFDLYLRMIGEAVSAFRGDEVEGPTELRLELPVQARIPESYIDSERLRLEAYQKLSAAAAATAKDDAIDLVVEELRDRYGDLPAEAEGLLAVASLRRRAAQSGLSDVVAMGPNLRIAPADLPDSLRVRLQRLYPKAKLLAGGDALVVPMPRSGDDPLGDAELIAWVRQLLDQLFPVPAAAEVAREPA
- the pth gene encoding aminoacyl-tRNA hydrolase, whose product is MADTWLIVGLGNPGPRYEATRHNVGQMVIDELAVRRGESFKVHKAGARVAETWLRPGGPKLVLAKPNTFMNVSGGPVANLAKFYGIEADHVIVLHDELDIPFDTIKLKTGGGHGGHNGVRDVAKALDTPDFARVRIGIGRPIGRQDPADWVLDPFGAAERKNLPVLLADAADAAEQVVDEGLLAAQQKHHAPRA